The following proteins come from a genomic window of Aequorivita marisscotiae:
- a CDS encoding DinB family protein gives MTLTDLDKSTYNSYYQKYLNLVGDKPLLEALQRGQVETENYFENLETSLWEYRYKENKWTPKDILQHIIDTERVFVYRALYFSRVDEANLDGFDENLFAENALANLKTADALLKEYSAVRNATISLYSGFSTMQLRRCGKANNSVLSVAAAGFIICGHEIHHRNIINERYL, from the coding sequence ATGACCCTAACGGATCTTGACAAATCAACTTATAATTCATATTATCAAAAATACTTAAACTTAGTTGGTGATAAACCGCTACTCGAAGCTCTGCAAAGGGGACAGGTAGAAACGGAAAACTATTTTGAAAATCTAGAAACTTCCTTATGGGAGTATCGATACAAAGAAAATAAATGGACGCCAAAAGATATCTTACAGCACATAATAGATACAGAACGTGTATTTGTATATAGAGCTTTATACTTTTCACGCGTGGATGAAGCAAATTTAGATGGTTTTGATGAAAATCTTTTTGCTGAAAATGCTTTGGCAAATCTTAAAACTGCCGATGCTCTCCTAAAGGAGTATAGCGCTGTTCGTAACGCTACCATTAGTTTATATAGCGGTTTTAGCACGATGCAACTAAGGCGTTGCGGTAAAGCCAATAACAGCGTATTATCTGTGGCTGCTGCCGGATTTATAATCTGCGGTCATGAAATTCATCATAGAAATATTATTAATGAACGCTATTTATAA
- a CDS encoding Lrp/AsnC family transcriptional regulator, producing MPKFKLDETDHKILDLLIDNTRIPFTDIAKKLEISAGTIHVRVKKMEEAGIITGSSLQVDYKKLGYAFIAYVGVFIFKTSQTQFVLERISEIPFVTVAHVTTGKFNIFCKIRARDTAHAKDVIYQIDDIEGVSRTETMISMEESINDKKRLLHSIFKEI from the coding sequence ATGCCAAAATTTAAATTAGACGAAACAGACCACAAAATTCTAGATCTATTAATTGACAATACGCGAATCCCCTTTACCGATATTGCTAAAAAATTAGAGATTTCCGCAGGAACAATTCACGTTAGAGTAAAAAAAATGGAAGAGGCGGGTATTATCACCGGATCCTCACTTCAAGTTGATTATAAAAAACTTGGATATGCCTTTATAGCATATGTAGGTGTATTTATTTTTAAAACTTCGCAAACCCAATTTGTTCTGGAACGCATTAGTGAAATTCCGTTTGTAACCGTAGCTCACGTAACTACTGGAAAATTTAATATTTTCTGTAAGATTAGAGCACGCGATACAGCGCACGCCAAAGATGTGATTTACCAAATTGACGATATTGAAGGCGTTAGCCGTACTGAAACTATGATTTCTATGGAAGAAAGTATAAACGACAAAAAACGTTTGTTGCATTCAATTTTTAAAGAAATATAA
- a CDS encoding M14 family zinc carboxypeptidase, whose translation MKIEQWYKDHFESSLQGRYISLTTVYPIVNSYKKNFEITVPGKSEMGQDIPFIKIGHGRNIVLGWSQMHGNESTTTKAIFDFLKFINQKQYFQTEIKTFLEHFTFYVFPMLNPDGACNYTRENANGIDLNRDAQALSQRESQVLRGIFDTIKPNLCLNLHDQRSIYGFKNGNPAVVSFLSPAADKKRTITQARIVAMEHIVRINKTLMAHIPGQVGRYDDSFNEACVGDTFQKNGVPTLLFEAGHIAQDYSREKTREYIFYSLLTVFGIIGKSGEKVDYKEYFDIPENLKNHKDFILRNVKLEGDSKTVSVAIQYREILQNGIVNFEPFIDEIGSLKKCFGYIEKNANGAEILTDSQENLTVGTNISKIIDKSNKSVTFFHKNNSILE comes from the coding sequence ATGAAAATAGAGCAATGGTATAAGGATCATTTTGAATCGTCGTTACAAGGAAGGTACATTAGTTTAACCACTGTGTACCCAATTGTAAACAGCTATAAAAAGAATTTTGAAATTACGGTCCCAGGCAAATCAGAAATGGGCCAAGATATTCCTTTTATAAAAATTGGTCATGGCAGAAACATTGTATTGGGATGGTCTCAAATGCACGGTAACGAATCTACGACCACGAAGGCAATTTTCGACTTTTTAAAATTTATAAATCAGAAACAATATTTTCAGACTGAGATTAAAACATTTTTGGAGCATTTTACCTTTTATGTTTTCCCAATGCTCAATCCAGACGGGGCTTGCAATTACACCCGCGAAAATGCAAATGGTATTGATTTAAATCGCGATGCCCAAGCGTTGTCGCAAAGGGAGAGTCAAGTACTACGCGGTATTTTTGATACAATTAAGCCAAATCTGTGCTTAAATCTGCACGACCAGCGTTCAATTTATGGTTTTAAGAATGGAAATCCTGCCGTTGTTTCTTTTCTGTCGCCGGCAGCCGATAAAAAAAGAACTATTACCCAAGCCAGAATAGTTGCTATGGAACATATTGTTAGAATAAATAAAACGCTTATGGCCCATATTCCCGGGCAAGTTGGCAGGTATGATGATAGTTTTAACGAGGCTTGCGTGGGCGATACTTTTCAAAAAAACGGCGTGCCAACACTGCTCTTTGAAGCAGGCCACATTGCACAGGATTACTCCAGGGAAAAAACGAGAGAGTATATATTTTATTCGCTATTAACGGTTTTTGGGATAATTGGTAAAAGTGGAGAGAAGGTAGATTATAAAGAATATTTTGATATTCCCGAAAATCTAAAAAACCATAAAGATTTTATTTTGAGAAATGTGAAATTGGAGGGCGACTCCAAAACGGTATCCGTTGCCATTCAATATCGAGAAATATTGCAGAACGGTATCGTAAACTTTGAACCTTTTATTGACGAGATAGGAAGTCTAAAAAAATGTTTCGGATATATTGAAAAAAATGCAAACGGCGCGGAAATTTTAACAGATTCGCAAGAAAATTTAACAGTTGGAACGAATATTTCAAAAATTATTGATAAATCGAATAAATCGGTAACATTTTTTCATAAAAACAATTCTATTTTAGAGTAA
- a CDS encoding helix-turn-helix transcriptional regulator — translation MVNGSDFTKRLEKILEYYSLTAAAFAEEIDFNRSTISHLLSGRNKPSLEFVMKLYKKFPEVDMDWLLFGKGTFPTSVQKEPKEKIETQTPTSDKKVMDLFSDENSMKQTLRRPITNSEKQIEKIVIFYSDGTFNLYEN, via the coding sequence ATGGTAAACGGTTCTGATTTTACAAAACGACTTGAAAAAATACTGGAATATTACAGTTTAACGGCTGCAGCATTTGCGGAAGAAATAGATTTTAACCGCTCTACTATTTCACATTTATTGTCGGGAAGAAATAAACCAAGTTTGGAATTTGTAATGAAACTTTATAAAAAATTTCCAGAGGTTGATATGGACTGGTTACTTTTTGGGAAAGGCACTTTTCCCACTTCCGTACAAAAAGAACCAAAGGAAAAAATAGAAACCCAAACTCCTACTTCAGATAAAAAGGTAATGGATCTTTTTTCAGATGAAAATAGTATGAAGCAAACATTGAGAAGACCAATAACAAATTCTGAAAAACAGATTGAAAAAATAGTGATCTTTTATTCTGACGGAACTTTTAATCTCTATGAAAATTGA
- a CDS encoding DNA topoisomerase IV, whose product MRFLLVLLGSFLFTGCYEAERNCANFRTGTFEFEALSGTEVFKTTITRNDSIEVDYYQGKTDSSSIRWINDCEYVLKKINPKNQAEKKAILIKILTTNKDEYTFEFSEVGKTKKSKATAKKVK is encoded by the coding sequence ATGCGTTTTCTTTTAGTTTTATTGGGTAGTTTTCTTTTCACGGGCTGTTACGAGGCAGAGCGAAATTGTGCTAATTTCAGAACAGGCACTTTCGAATTTGAAGCATTATCAGGCACCGAAGTATTTAAAACCACCATTACACGCAACGATTCTATCGAAGTAGATTACTATCAGGGTAAAACTGACTCATCCTCTATTAGATGGATCAATGATTGCGAATATGTGCTTAAAAAAATAAACCCTAAAAATCAGGCCGAAAAAAAAGCCATTCTTATAAAAATACTAACTACCAATAAAGACGAGTACACCTTTGAATTTAGTGAAGTGGGTAAAACAAAGAAAAGTAAAGCTACCGCAAAGAAGGTTAAGTAA
- a CDS encoding response regulator, giving the protein MLTTKPFSFIRNYKIGTYSLLIFLFFTTISLIGYYTIINEQRDFKLKQLDIVGSLTYQDFRKIIYHNIHSLEGLRDRIVESDGRFQDYIKSDSERIIKQNQSIKFVFFVDSTGIINFVTPLEANRKALNLDISKLIYRYPGWLANSKDTLTNITPWLDLTQSGKAFLVDVPVYYNNTFQGTVSAGMDFKSQFDNISSKQNIFSVLIKDETGKTFYSYNTPNRADFNEKQIFERKLKPFADRVNGAWKFEFMYNSKSELYATPLQNIILALSIFGSLLIGLLGYFFLLGKSQIKKDKLINHKLNALNEELKLERQRAEDASMAKTQFLSHMSHEIRTPLSAILSISEILEGKKLLASEKEFLKLMQNSSRTLLNLVNNILHIDKIESGKMELSEEVFNPFITLKQILEIYSQAAKMKGLEVHSNFNEIKKSKVVTGDVSRTEQIFTNLISNAVKFTNAGFIKVFYEEKEVAGQLYINFDVTDTGIGIDPSQKEAIFERFKQLDFGITKKHQGSGLGLAITKMLIDFMQGNIKVESKLGKGTTFKVSLQFPIVAKEDRIENNRKYRSLSHLNVLIVDDNMLNCRILEKILSKKNIKPDIAKDGDAALLECLSRQYDLIFMDVHMPGRDGFEIVQYLRKIGNKAIILGFSADATREAVERGIKSGMNDYLTKPIEQETLFTILGRYFL; this is encoded by the coding sequence ATGCTGACAACCAAACCTTTTTCATTCATTCGGAATTACAAAATTGGCACATATTCACTGCTCATCTTTTTATTTTTTACCACTATAAGTTTAATTGGTTATTATACGATAATTAATGAACAGAGAGACTTCAAACTGAAACAATTAGACATTGTAGGTAGTTTAACTTATCAAGATTTTCGAAAAATAATTTATCACAATATTCACTCTTTGGAAGGTTTAAGAGACCGGATCGTGGAGAGTGATGGCAGGTTTCAAGATTATATTAAATCTGATTCGGAACGTATTATTAAACAAAATCAGTCTATTAAATTTGTATTTTTCGTTGATAGTACGGGTATAATAAATTTTGTAACCCCTCTTGAGGCTAACAGAAAAGCACTCAATCTAGATATCTCTAAGTTAATTTATCGCTACCCGGGATGGTTGGCAAATTCTAAAGATACTTTAACAAATATAACACCGTGGCTAGATCTTACCCAAAGCGGAAAAGCTTTTTTGGTTGATGTTCCTGTGTATTACAACAATACTTTTCAGGGAACTGTTTCAGCAGGAATGGATTTTAAAAGTCAATTTGACAATATCAGCTCCAAACAAAACATTTTTAGTGTTTTGATTAAAGACGAAACAGGCAAGACATTTTATAGTTATAATACACCTAATAGAGCGGACTTTAACGAAAAACAGATATTCGAAAGAAAATTAAAGCCCTTTGCAGACAGAGTGAATGGCGCCTGGAAGTTTGAATTTATGTATAATTCTAAAAGTGAATTATATGCTACACCGCTACAAAATATTATTCTTGCACTGAGTATTTTTGGCTCTTTATTAATAGGGTTGTTGGGGTATTTCTTTTTATTGGGCAAAAGTCAGATTAAAAAGGATAAACTCATAAACCATAAACTTAATGCACTCAACGAGGAGCTCAAATTAGAAAGACAGCGAGCAGAAGATGCATCCATGGCCAAAACACAGTTTCTTTCGCATATGAGCCATGAAATTAGAACTCCGTTAAGTGCTATTTTAAGTATTTCAGAAATTTTAGAAGGCAAAAAGCTGTTGGCGAGCGAAAAGGAATTTTTAAAATTAATGCAAAATTCCTCTCGAACCTTGTTAAACTTGGTAAATAATATTCTCCATATAGATAAAATTGAATCGGGAAAAATGGAACTTTCCGAAGAAGTTTTTAACCCGTTTATTACCCTAAAGCAAATTTTAGAAATATACTCTCAAGCTGCTAAAATGAAGGGGCTCGAAGTGCATTCAAATTTTAATGAAATCAAAAAATCAAAAGTGGTTACTGGCGATGTTTCGCGAACGGAGCAAATTTTTACAAACCTTATAAGCAATGCCGTGAAATTTACAAACGCAGGGTTTATTAAAGTTTTTTATGAAGAAAAAGAAGTAGCTGGCCAACTATATATTAATTTTGACGTGACCGATACGGGCATCGGAATTGATCCTTCACAAAAAGAAGCCATTTTTGAAAGATTCAAACAGTTAGATTTTGGAATCACTAAAAAACACCAAGGAAGTGGTTTAGGGCTTGCAATAACCAAAATGCTCATAGATTTTATGCAGGGGAATATTAAGGTAGAAAGTAAATTGGGTAAAGGAACAACCTTTAAGGTTTCTCTGCAATTTCCCATAGTTGCGAAAGAAGATAGAATTGAAAATAACAGAAAATATCGAAGTCTGAGTCACTTAAACGTTTTAATCGTAGATGACAATATGTTGAATTGTAGGATTTTAGAAAAAATTCTATCTAAAAAGAATATAAAGCCAGATATTGCAAAGGATGGCGACGCAGCATTGCTTGAATGTCTTTCACGGCAATACGATCTTATCTTTATGGATGTTCATATGCCGGGGCGCGATGGCTTTGAAATTGTTCAGTACTTAAGAAAAATAGGTAATAAGGCTATTATTTTAGGATTTTCTGCAGATGCCACCAGAGAGGCGGTAGAACGCGGCATTAAATCGGGTATGAACGATTACCTTACCAAACCAATTGAGCAGGAAACGCTATTTACAATTTTGGGTAGATATTTCTTATAA
- the mscL gene encoding large-conductance mechanosensitive channel protein MscL yields MATFFQEFKNFAIKGNMIDMAVGIVIGTAFNNVISTIVKKVVMPPLSMLTDGVNLSNKKYILRKATDTAEEVAVGYGELLEVLIDFFIIAFTIFMVIKFINRFKKKSEDPHNKTVETPKNIQLLANIEKLMEEQNTLLKDKSPAKK; encoded by the coding sequence ATGGCTACTTTTTTTCAAGAATTTAAAAACTTTGCCATTAAAGGCAATATGATAGATATGGCGGTGGGTATCGTAATCGGTACGGCCTTCAATAATGTTATTAGTACTATTGTAAAAAAGGTGGTCATGCCTCCGCTTTCTATGCTTACAGATGGAGTAAATCTTTCCAATAAAAAGTATATACTTCGCAAGGCAACAGACACCGCTGAGGAGGTGGCGGTGGGATATGGCGAATTGCTGGAAGTATTAATCGACTTTTTTATTATAGCATTTACCATTTTTATGGTTATAAAATTCATTAACCGTTTCAAGAAAAAATCTGAAGATCCTCATAACAAAACCGTCGAAACACCTAAAAATATTCAGCTTTTAGCCAATATTGAAAAACTTATGGAAGAGCAAAATACGTTGCTAAAAGATAAAAGTCCAGCTAAAAAATAG
- the cmk gene encoding (d)CMP kinase encodes MKKITIAIDGYSSTGKSTVAKQLADYLGYVYVDSGAMYRAVTLYAMQEGIISKDNFNVEKLKESLNSIDLKFEKDASWAKAHIFLNGKDVEELIRNLEVSAFVSPIATVHEVRAKLVAQQQKMGLDKGVVMDGRDIGTVVFPKAELKIFMNASANERAQRRYKELVARGDNIDFQAVLSNIQERDHIDTTRTDSPLRKAADAIEIDNSEMNLEDQFHTVLQLAKDRIAGRI; translated from the coding sequence ATGAAAAAAATTACCATTGCAATTGACGGTTATTCTTCCACAGGAAAAAGTACGGTGGCTAAACAACTGGCCGATTATTTGGGATATGTATATGTAGATAGCGGAGCCATGTACCGTGCGGTAACTTTGTATGCCATGCAAGAAGGTATAATTTCAAAAGATAATTTTAATGTTGAAAAACTTAAAGAATCCCTCAATTCAATCGACTTAAAATTTGAAAAAGACGCAAGTTGGGCCAAAGCTCATATTTTTTTAAATGGAAAGGATGTTGAAGAACTAATCCGTAATTTGGAAGTTTCGGCGTTCGTAAGTCCAATTGCAACAGTACACGAAGTACGGGCTAAATTAGTTGCTCAGCAACAAAAAATGGGCTTGGATAAAGGTGTAGTAATGGACGGACGAGATATTGGTACAGTTGTTTTTCCAAAAGCTGAACTTAAAATATTTATGAATGCCTCGGCCAATGAACGTGCACAACGCAGGTATAAAGAACTTGTGGCTCGTGGTGATAATATTGACTTTCAGGCGGTTTTAAGCAATATTCAGGAACGCGACCATATAGATACTACCCGTACCGATTCCCCCCTTCGAAAAGCCGCAGACGCCATAGAAATTGATAATTCTGAAATGAATCTAGAAGATCAATTTCATACGGTTCTTCAATTGGCGAAAGATCGTATTGCAGGCCGTATCTAA
- the porQ gene encoding type IX secretion system protein PorQ: MSQRIFLIFSLITSQLLMAQVGGRATYQFLNLVNSPRMAALGGKVVTNYDYDPTQALFNPASINWAMDNQLSLNYTNYIGDVNYGTAAYAYLWDRRTQVLHAGVTYVNYGKFDGYDETGNPTSSFSGGEVALSMGHARNIAFTNFHIGVNLKLISSTLENYSSLGGALDIGIMYVYEDWDLHITGVARNLGTQFTPYHETYEPLPFELIFGISQTLQNVPIRWHFTMENMQIWNVAFSNPSREETDLEGNVKKENINFIDNTFRHAIVGIELFPESGFNIRLGYNFRRGEELRIAEKRAFAGLSAGFAIKLNKMRLSYSYSKYSTAATSSFFGLNIDFQ, from the coding sequence ATGTCCCAAAGGATTTTCTTAATTTTTTCGCTCATTACCTCTCAGCTATTAATGGCACAGGTAGGAGGCAGGGCAACGTACCAATTTTTAAACTTGGTTAATAGCCCTCGAATGGCCGCCTTGGGAGGAAAAGTGGTAACAAACTACGATTATGACCCCACTCAAGCCTTGTTTAATCCGGCTAGTATTAATTGGGCGATGGATAATCAACTATCATTAAACTACACAAATTATATAGGCGACGTAAACTACGGCACCGCGGCCTATGCCTATTTGTGGGACAGAAGAACCCAGGTTTTACACGCTGGAGTAACGTATGTTAATTATGGTAAATTTGATGGTTATGACGAAACAGGAAACCCCACGAGCAGCTTTAGTGGAGGTGAAGTAGCACTTTCCATGGGGCACGCCAGAAATATTGCGTTTACCAACTTTCACATCGGGGTAAACCTAAAACTTATTTCTTCAACTTTAGAAAATTACTCTTCCCTTGGAGGCGCCTTAGATATAGGGATTATGTACGTTTATGAAGATTGGGATTTACACATAACAGGGGTTGCAAGAAATTTGGGAACCCAGTTTACTCCGTATCACGAAACATATGAACCCTTGCCGTTTGAACTTATTTTCGGAATTTCGCAGACGTTGCAAAACGTTCCAATTCGGTGGCATTTTACAATGGAAAATATGCAAATTTGGAATGTTGCTTTTTCCAATCCCTCAAGAGAAGAAACCGATTTGGAGGGCAACGTAAAAAAGGAAAATATTAATTTTATAGACAATACCTTTAGGCACGCCATTGTGGGCATTGAACTTTTTCCCGAAAGCGGGTTTAATATAAGGTTAGGTTATAATTTTAGAAGGGGAGAAGAACTCCGTATTGCAGAAAAACGTGCATTTGCCGGTCTTAGTGCCGGTTTTGCCATTAAGCTCAATAAAATGAGATTGAGCTATTCCTATTCAAAATATAGCACGGCGGCAACCTCCAGTTTTTTTGGATTAAATATCGATTTTCAATAA
- the lon gene encoding endopeptidase La codes for MGNSKLTTLDKLSFQDLKEDAEFIPLMSAEDEDAMSKEDLPEILPILPLRNTVLFPGVVIPITAGRDKSIKLINETNKGNKVIGVVSQKDEDEEEPGIGDINTVGTVAQILRVLKMPDGNTTVIIQGKKRFEVSEVITTEPYMTATIKEVAEARPEKESEEFLAIIESIKEMALKIIKESPNIPSEAAFAIKNIESSSFLINFVSSNLNIEVEQKQALLEINNLKDRALETLRYMNMEIQKLSLRNDIQSKVQSDINQQQREYFLQQQMKTIQQELGGSSMEEEIEEMRERSKTKKWSKEVEKHFQKELAKMQRMNPQVAEFSIQRNYLDLLLDLPWNKYSKDKFDLKRARKILDRDHYGLDDVKQRIIEYLAVLKLRNDMKSPILCLYGPPGVGKTSLGKSIAEALGRKYVRMSLGGLRDEAEIRGHRKTYIGAMPGRIVQSIKKAETSNPVFVLDEIDKISVSNQGDPSSAMLEVLDPEQNHAFYDNFLELGYDLSKVMFIATSNSLSTIQPALRDRMEIINVTGYTIEEKVEIAKRHLLPKQLKEHGLNSDSLKIAKPQLEKIVEGYTRESGVRGLEKQIAKMVRYAAMKIAMEEEYEVKISNDVIVEVLGAPKMERDKYENNDVAGVVTGLAWTKVGGDILFIESTLSKGKGTLNMTGNLGKVMKESATIALEYIKSNAEKLGINPDIFDKYNVHIHVPEGATPKDGPSAGITMLTSLVSLFTQRKVKKSIAMTGEITLRGKVLPVGGIKEKILAAKRARIKEILLCEDNKRDIDEIKPEYLKGLTFHYVKEMSDVINLALSKEKVKDAKEL; via the coding sequence ATGGGCAATTCAAAACTTACAACATTAGACAAGTTGTCATTTCAAGATTTAAAAGAAGATGCTGAATTTATTCCGCTTATGTCCGCAGAGGATGAGGACGCGATGAGCAAAGAAGATCTTCCCGAAATACTACCAATTTTACCCTTACGGAACACTGTATTGTTTCCGGGAGTGGTTATTCCTATTACCGCTGGGCGCGACAAATCTATTAAGTTAATTAATGAAACCAATAAAGGAAATAAAGTTATTGGTGTTGTTTCGCAAAAAGACGAAGATGAGGAAGAACCGGGTATTGGCGATATTAATACCGTTGGCACGGTGGCACAAATTCTTCGTGTACTAAAAATGCCTGACGGCAATACAACCGTAATTATTCAAGGTAAAAAACGTTTTGAGGTTTCGGAGGTAATTACTACCGAACCGTACATGACCGCAACCATTAAAGAAGTTGCAGAGGCACGTCCGGAAAAGGAGAGCGAAGAGTTTTTAGCCATTATTGAATCTATTAAGGAAATGGCGCTTAAAATTATAAAAGAGAGCCCGAATATTCCTTCGGAAGCTGCTTTTGCTATTAAAAATATTGAAAGCTCTAGTTTTCTGATAAATTTTGTTTCTTCAAATTTAAATATTGAAGTAGAACAAAAACAGGCTCTTTTAGAAATAAACAACCTGAAAGATCGCGCGCTGGAAACGCTTCGGTATATGAATATGGAAATTCAGAAATTATCGCTTCGCAATGATATTCAATCTAAGGTACAAAGCGACATTAACCAGCAACAACGTGAGTATTTTCTTCAACAGCAAATGAAAACCATCCAACAAGAATTGGGAGGTTCGTCTATGGAAGAAGAAATTGAAGAAATGCGCGAACGTTCCAAAACTAAAAAGTGGAGCAAGGAAGTTGAAAAGCATTTCCAGAAAGAATTGGCAAAAATGCAACGCATGAATCCGCAGGTTGCCGAATTTAGTATTCAACGGAACTATTTAGATCTTCTTTTAGATCTTCCGTGGAACAAATACAGTAAGGATAAATTTGATTTAAAACGCGCACGAAAAATTTTAGACCGCGACCATTATGGGCTAGACGATGTTAAGCAGCGAATTATTGAATACTTGGCTGTTTTAAAACTTCGGAACGATATGAAATCGCCAATTCTCTGTCTTTACGGACCTCCAGGAGTAGGGAAAACCTCTTTGGGAAAATCTATTGCAGAAGCCTTAGGTAGAAAATACGTTAGAATGAGTTTGGGTGGATTACGTGACGAGGCGGAAATTCGCGGGCACAGAAAAACTTACATTGGCGCAATGCCCGGACGTATTGTACAAAGTATTAAAAAAGCTGAAACCAGTAATCCGGTTTTTGTTTTAGACGAAATAGATAAAATTTCGGTGAGCAATCAGGGCGATCCTTCCTCGGCTATGCTAGAGGTGTTGGATCCGGAGCAAAATCACGCTTTTTACGATAACTTTTTAGAATTGGGTTACGATCTTTCTAAAGTTATGTTTATTGCTACTTCAAACAGTTTAAGTACCATTCAACCCGCTTTGCGCGATAGAATGGAAATTATCAACGTTACCGGTTATACAATTGAAGAAAAGGTAGAAATAGCAAAACGCCATTTGCTCCCTAAACAATTAAAAGAACACGGATTAAATAGCGACTCGTTAAAGATAGCTAAACCACAACTCGAAAAAATTGTGGAAGGTTATACCCGCGAAAGCGGTGTACGTGGTTTGGAAAAACAAATTGCAAAAATGGTTCGCTACGCCGCAATGAAAATTGCGATGGAGGAGGAGTACGAGGTAAAAATATCCAACGATGTAATTGTCGAAGTTCTTGGAGCGCCAAAAATGGAGCGCGATAAATACGAAAACAACGATGTTGCCGGTGTGGTTACCGGTTTGGCCTGGACAAAAGTGGGTGGCGATATACTCTTTATAGAATCTACATTATCTAAGGGAAAAGGCACCTTAAATATGACGGGTAACCTTGGTAAGGTAATGAAGGAATCTGCCACCATTGCTTTAGAATATATTAAATCTAATGCTGAAAAACTTGGGATTAATCCCGATATTTTCGATAAATACAATGTACATATTCACGTGCCGGAAGGAGCAACTCCAAAAGATGGTCCAAGTGCAGGGATTACTATGCTAACTTCGCTAGTGTCGCTTTTCACTCAAAGGAAAGTAAAAAAATCTATCGCAATGACAGGTGAAATAACACTTCGTGGAAAGGTGCTGCCCGTGGGTGGAATAAAAGAAAAAATTCTAGCAGCTAAACGCGCCCGTATCAAAGAAATCTTACTTTGTGAAGACAATAAAAGAGATATTGACGAAATAAAACCAGAGTATTTAAAAGGTTTAACCTTCCATTATGTTAAGGAGATGAGCGATGTAATTAATTTAGCGCTCTCAAAAGAAAAGGTAAAAGACGCTAAAGAACTTTAG